Part of the Lolium rigidum isolate FL_2022 chromosome 6, APGP_CSIRO_Lrig_0.1, whole genome shotgun sequence genome, tcgccgcggacgcgtagcatccacgcggcaTTAAATCGCCGGCTCCAGCCCCGCCTAAATACCCCGCTCGCTGCGACGCGTCGCaccattcctcttcctcttcctctttcttcCCTCGACCCTCGACGAGATCCATGGCGTTCAACGACGAAGACGGCGCGGCCAATAATGGCTTccgccgccggtcgctccacgcgtgggaggggcacctcctccaccaggcggggtacccctgcccgccggacacgaggcctcccggcggcgggtggcgggtaAGTGCGggtggcgtgccaatcccgccgccgccccagggacgCGCCCTCgaagccgccatcgaggaggtccgactaacattgtcggaccaggaccgcgccgagccacgctaccaccccgacaacctgacggcgtggaactcctacttccttcgccggtgggagcaggagctcgccgcgtatgacggcccgccgcctccgcctccgcctccgcgcaacaacaccGCCGGACGCAAGTGGTGGTGGAGCGTGCCGGGCCGAAcgctcgaggccgtcctcgagcacatcgagggcggcaacttccccctTCCGACGATGCCGCCGctgtcgagggcatcggccagccgccaCCCGGTAAgtagctggcagccacggcgcatggctgccagttcctcgtcgtccggttcggcgtcgaggtcgatctccaggtcggcgccatcttgggcgccggtgaaaaaggaaCCGTCTTCCACGCCGAGCACCCGCGCACGCGGCAGCGGCGGGATCGTCATCCATGAGCCCTCGACGGCACAAGGTCGGCTCCGCTCCAAGCGCGAacccgacacctccggcgagcggaagcgcaagccggcgaaggtgaaggtggaggaggccgaaagcgccgaggacgccgccatcctcgaggccgtcatcgcgaggtccctccaggacctcgttcCCGCCGAGAACGCCATGCGCCGCCTGGttgagggagcagtgggagaaggaggaggcggagcggcaggcgaggctcctcgaggacgtcgctcgctaccgccggcctgcgactcctccatccggcgtcaccgtccccgtcatcgacctcgaggagtccgacgacgactggtacaagccatcgccgtctccgcctcgcaccagtggccggtgaggagacgccggccaaggcagcagccaggcggcgtcggcgccgccgcagttcaacgacgacggctccggcgATGATGgcgccagcggcgacgacgactacacggtgttctaccgccatttcggcatgtagagcgccgtgttttaatatttagagttgtatttccctggccgaattcgaaatatagtcgaattcgtcccctatgtatgaacttcaccctcaatatagtaaatatcattaaagttaGTCTAAATTCAATCTTTTTTGCCGTATtttatcaagtttccgtttttcaaatttagatcggcGTGCTGGGAAACtagtcctccccacgccaaatttacgtccaatccgaacgtaaatttccccggatttcggcgtgaggagggcaaacgagtggagatgctcttattggcTTGGTTTTGTATGAACTTGTGCGACCACACTTGGAGACGGTTACATTTGACACAGAAAAAGATACGACACAAACACAACCCAATGAAGCATAAGCAAAGAACGGCAGCAGAGAATACAATTAGATTGTCTAATGATCTTCCTGATGGTGTATCTCAACTGCTGGAGAACATAGAACTTCAAGGAATGCGCATTTGGCGCCCATAAAACTTCATGGAATGCGAATTTGGCGCCCATTGCAGAATGGTAGAGTTATTATCTTCCTGATGATGCATCTCAGCTGCTGGGGCACATCAACTTCAAGGAATGCGCCTACGGCAACCATTGCAGAATGTAGAATCCTCTCAATGCTCCACTAGTTTAAATCTGCCGGGTGTTGTATGACTTGCAACTCAGGCACTTGTGGGCAATCAAATTGAAATGCACCTCCGATATTGCCCCACAATCATTGCATAATATGCGGACCTACAATCAGAGAAGTTGATAAGCAGCGGCGAACAAACTAGCCTTCAGTTAGAAGTATGTAGCACCGAGATCGGTTATTAACTCTCCAAGATTGCTCTAGTAAGAGTAAGCACAATACCATTTTATCATCCCAGGAGTCTGACAGTCTTGCTAGTTCCATGTCCAGTCTCTCCCATGCCTTTGACATGTCACATACTGACTTGGAGCAGAGCGGGCATACGAACCTAAATTTCAATTTCAAACATGTCAACTGCCATAAGCCTAGCACAAAATGTGATAAACTGTTATATACAGAAGGTCATATTAAGCTTACTGGCAGTGTTCCTCCATTTCTTTCAAGCAGTTCTCATGAATTGTATGACCACACGGCAAGACAGACACACCGTTTGTTGAATCAAACAAATACTGAAAATTATGACAGGATCAGCCAGAAGATAAATTTAAGTCAGAGCTTAAGTTTTCCATCAAGGAAATAACAGATCGAAAAGAGCAACTAAACACCAACCTCAAAGCAGATTGGACAGTCATGATGCATTGCTCCTTCAACACATGCATGACTGTTCTTCAACACTGTAGAATAACAACATCCTGCATGATACATAAACAATGGATAAACCAATTGAACAAAATGAATAAAGTGAATATAGTTATACAGAAGTACTTCGTAAGCGTAAAAATAATAAGTCCAATTAAAGCAAGTTTTTAAAAATAACAACAGCAAACAGTACAATCTACACCATAGTGTATTAGTGTGCCACAGAATGATAAATACTTGAGAAATATACTTGTAATAATTGTAGAATTTGCAGTTAAAAGTGCTATTGAACATCATTCACCTAGTTAGTAATCTACAAATTACAACAGATATGGAAAATGTCTgaattttttttcctattttctaACACAAATCACATACAAGTCTTGAAACATGGTGAAACACAGGAAGGCTAAGAAGAAAAAGGTCTGTACAAACATGTTGCAGCAAGCCTCCTAAATGGCATTATATTAGTATTACTACATAAATATACTACAAGAATGAATTTTAACAAAAAAGAGTGCCAAAGATACGCACCGCATTTTGAGCAGTGAAAGAAATTCTCCCTGCCACCAATTCTGCAGAGGATAGAGTCAAATTGATCAAGTacaattttaaataaaaactatgtCTCAAAGAAATCCGATCATACCACTCAAGATTGAAATTGACATTTAAATATTGCATACCTACATATTCCACAACCATGGCAGTGATACTGCTGTTTTGAGATCTGAAATCACAAAGTCTTAGCATGGGCATACTCCTACATATACCTTGATAAATTAGACAAGATAATCTGTGAACTCATCGTGCTTACATCATCATCAAAGAGCTTGCACACTTCACAGAAATACTTTCCCATACATACACCACAGCTTATACATATTTGCCCCACCTGGCAATGGACAAGTAAAAGGCAGCATGATGACACTAGACATGAAAAATATTACTTTTACGAGGCAATGACAATCGTTCAGTCACAAACCTCTTGTTCAGTACCACATAATGAGCATATAACCTGCTTACAGATAGATAACTAACTCAGTATGACCGTAAGAATAACTTGGGCTGCAAAGTATTGGTAGACCTAGTGAGAAGACTAACCTGTTGCACTTCATGACGTGAAAGTTCATGCCGCCTAGTCACATCAGTTTTAATCGAATTCTGTTAACACATAGTACATCAGTTCTCCACATTTCCAATCCTTATTATAGGAAAAATAGGCACTTAAACAGTAATTGGAAATATGATTCGTTTATGGACAGCCATATATTATGCAACACAAAGTCCCTTAAAAAAAGCAATATAAACCGAAGATCCAAAATAACaccaagaaaaaggacaggagttGACTATATAAACTGTCAACCATAAATGTCAATGGTGTTTGATGTATCACGTGATATTACAGCACCCAATCTAGTGCCAATATGCATATATAATGTCCCTAATAGGGTGTCCCTTGTATCAGCACTTAACAGGTACTACAGCAGATacaaattttcaaaataaaactgCAACTGACTGATTACAGAGTTTGGTCAGAATTCCATATGTGCAGCAACCGTGCACAGATCATAATGAGCGGCAGACTGCATAGATTAATCTAGTGGCCCATAGCAAACAAAATATAGGGTATCCTCTGACAACCAAAGTAATCTCATAGCTTTCTATATCATACTCAACTATCAAAGAACATTGACCATTTCTTCTAGGCTTGGAGAAACACCGTACTCAGTGGCGGTAAAGCATGAGTCACCCGTTTCAGCCCTATCAAACTATATCTTGATTAAAAACATGGTCCCGCTATTTTTCTAGAAGTTCTACACTTGGTAACATTCAAATTGCATTATAAACAACTGTCAAATCAAACTCCGTCTAAGAGTGGTCCATCGATTCTAGTGTCCAATATCAAAATCACTGAGAAtatcaacataaaattaaaaatacAGATATTGTTCCTCCAGATTGTACCTTCGATTCATTGTGGCAATGCCGGCAATCAAAAACCTCGTTGCAGCATGGTGCACGAATGCGGCATCTCCTTCG contains:
- the LOC124661165 gene encoding probable E3 ubiquitin-protein ligase RZFP34, with amino-acid sequence MAAVQLESVAAQNVEIFPQGPLVDGKDTARVKGSSPDDYERLENGLMQYGCAHYRRRCRIRAPCCNEVFDCRHCHNESKNSIKTDVTRRHELSRHEVQQVICSLCGTEQEVGQICISCGVCMGKYFCEVCKLFDDDISKQQYHCHGCGICRIGGRENFFHCSKCGCCYSTVLKNSHACVEGAMHHDCPICFEYLFDSTNGVSVLPCGHTIHENCLKEMEEHCQFVCPLCSKSVCDMSKAWERLDMELARLSDSWDDKMVRILCNDCGAISEVHFNLIAHKCLSCKSYNTRQI